The Acidobacteriota bacterium DNA window TCCACTCCGTCTTATAACCCTTCGTGCCGTCGCCAGCGGGGGCAGCCGGCGGGGTGCCGTTGACGTATTGGCCCACGGAGTATTGGTTCTCGTAGGCCATGAAAAGCGTGTACACCTGCCCTTGCGGAGACTGTTGCCGGTACCAGGGAATCACGACGAAGTGATGGACCGTGGGGCCCATCATGAAATGCCACACTGCGGTCTCGGAGTTGGCACCGCTGAATCCGATGGCGGTGTTGATCTCCTTTTGCATGTTGGCTCCGGGCTGGATCACCGTGCCTGGCCCGGAATCGCTTTGCACCGATCCGTACACGGCCTTGCTCATCTGAGCCGGCACCGCGGGACAGTTGTTGAGGCCCATGAGGGCTGGAGTATTGACGATTTCGTGGATCAGCTCGTCGCCTGAGGGCATGGTGGATCTCCTGTTCCATTGGGTGATGTACCAGGAGTTAGAGCAAGGCTGGTGCCACTGCGAGGGGCGGTGCTGGAGTGGGTAGGAGGGGCGCCGGAAAGCCTCGCAGAACGGGGGATGTCAGCGACGGACCTCGAGCTCCAAGGTCCGCAGGACTCACCGGATGCGCGGTCTACCGACATGTCGGGCCGCCGCCACCGCCTCGCATCGGGAGTGTCGAGGGGGTGTCGGCGGGCCCGACGATGGGGAGGGCGGAAGGGGGGCACTACGCAGCGACGGGCTCCCAGGCGCCGGTCGCCGCGACCTCCCGGGCGTACTCGGCGAAGCTCTTCGGCGCTCGGCCGAGGGCCCGTTGGATGCCGTCGGTGAGGTGGGCGTTGCGACCGTCGAGGACCGTGGCGAAGAGATAGTCGAGCATCCACACCACCTCCTTCGGCGCTCCGGAGGCCCGCACGCCCTCCACGAAGGCGTCATGAGGCACCTGAACGTATTCGATCGTCCGCCCCGTCGCCCGGGAGAGCTCGGCGGCGGCCTCGGCGAAGGTGAGGAGGTGGGGACCGGTGACCTCGTACACCTTTCCTGCGTGACCGGGCTCGGTGAGCGCCGCTACGGCGACTTCCGCGATGTCGTCGACGTCGACGAAGGGCTCCGGCGTTTCGCCGGCGGGGAGGGTGATCTGGCAGCCTTGCACCATCTCGATGAAGGCCCCTTCGGAGAAGTTCTGGAAGAACCAGCTGGCCCGAACGATGGTCGCGTCGATGCCGCTCTCCTGCACGATCTGCTCGCATCTCTGGGCTTCCGCTTCGCCGCGGCCTGACAGCAATACCAGGCGCTGGACACCGTGCTGCCGGGCGTGCTCCACGAAGGTCTGAATGGCGTCAGCGGCCCCGGGCATGGCCAGGTCCGGGGCGTAGGTGATGTAGGCGGCCTCGATGCCTTCCAGACAGGCATCCCAGCTCGCCTCCCGATTCCAATCGAAGGGCGGAGTCGCCGAACGGGACCCGATGCGAACGTCGATGCCCAGCTCTTCGAGACGGGCGGCGACGCGCCGGCCGGTCTTGCCAGTGCCGCCGAGCACGAGAACGGGTCCGCTGGAGCTTTGGGGGGTGCGATGGAGTGTTTTCATAACCTTCCTACCTTGCTGGTTGTTGGTGGTTCAACGAAGACAAGGGAAGGCTACCGAGGGGCCCCCGAGCTGTCTTGGCGGGCGGCGCCATCTTTTTGACTCGGTGCGCCAAGGCCGCGATCAAGCGTCCTGGCAGCCCGTGGCACGAGTCGAGGGGTGCTGCTAGACGCTGAGCTGGAACGAGCGCGGCGTTTGGCCCATCCAGCGTTTGAACGCTCGGGTGAAGGCGCTTTGATCCGAGAAACCCGTCATGAAAGCCACTTCGATGAGCGGATAGTCGGTGCGGCTGATCAAACGCTTGGCCAGCTGACAACGGGCTTCGTCCACCAGGCTTTGGTAGGAGTAGCCCTGCTCGGAAAGGTGGCGCTGGAGGGTCCGGGCGCTCATGCCCAGGTCGGCGGCGATGGCGGAGAGGGCCGGCACGCCTTCGCTGAGGGTCTTCTTCACCCGATCGCGCACCAGGCGCTCCAGAGGGATGCGATCCTCCAGCTTGGCGATCTCCGCTTCCAGGTGGGTGTCGAAGAAGCGAGCGATACTCGCATCGCCCAATTTGTTGGGCGCCGCGAGGCTTTGTTCGGAGACCAGCAGCGCGTCCCGGTCGGCCTTGAAATGGACCGGGCAGCCGAAGAAGGCTTCATGGTGCTCCGTAGTCGTCGGCGGAGGGTGCTGGAAATAGACCGCCAGCGCCCGAAAGCTCTGCGAGGAGACTTCCTGGCTGATGGTTCGGATGCTGGCGAGGGTGGCCTCGTTGGAAATCCGCAAGCCCA harbors:
- a CDS encoding AraC family transcriptional regulator ligand-binding domain-containing protein; amino-acid sequence: MGKVTALFAHRVAGILDPSVDRAALLAPLNLREQQGLQPTAAPDPAEMIAAADYYAFLERAVAADPDGTTVPLRAGAAMRCDDYGAFGFAFKSATTLRGSYRRADRHARVLSTVSTYGLESTSEGAYMHLHRAGERTLGLRISNEATLASIRTISQEVSSQSFRALAVYFQHPPPTTTEHHEAFFGCPVHFKADRDALLVSEQSLAAPNKLGDASIARFFDTHLEAEIAKLEDRIPLERLVRDRVKKTLSEGVPALSAIAADLGMSARTLQRHLSEQGYSYQSLVDEARCQLAKRLISRTDYPLIEVAFMTGFSDQSAFTRAFKRWMGQTPRSFQLSV
- a CDS encoding NAD(P)H-binding protein, whose protein sequence is MKTLHRTPQSSSGPVLVLGGTGKTGRRVAARLEELGIDVRIGSRSATPPFDWNREASWDACLEGIEAAYITYAPDLAMPGAADAIQTFVEHARQHGVQRLVLLSGRGEAEAQRCEQIVQESGIDATIVRASWFFQNFSEGAFIEMVQGCQITLPAGETPEPFVDVDDIAEVAVAALTEPGHAGKVYEVTGPHLLTFAEAAAELSRATGRTIEYVQVPHDAFVEGVRASGAPKEVVWMLDYLFATVLDGRNAHLTDGIQRALGRAPKSFAEYAREVAATGAWEPVAA